From Nitrospiraceae bacterium, a single genomic window includes:
- a CDS encoding AsmA-like C-terminal domain-containing protein, producing MRWSGKQMFWWGAFGALALTIALIVLPLFLNPDYLKTLALQQIQQTFGSHVTVGHTSFALFPSPHFLVSDIVVQEQPESHAVFRAKSMSLDLGIGQLLMKKIVVREFLVESPEIELRREAGGDWRFLSYASNDSSIASATKFLVLGKIMVTDGKIIVIDESPREIVRGFVIEDVAFVSDTTHDGPSMASSFELSGKIRQTQELAPFHIQGELEARWAPPALSIASEPAGFEQIRFNGKVKADHLEIHQLGEYLPNGQSLMGMPGTLSVKSQVTWVQNAKTSRLSLSHINLSSSFIDLDGSANTEMLEDGHQMMGFSMRSSNVDLAMIRQYLPKTWIPDDLLPIWEKGEWGGGLNIAEARVTGSTREDVQTSVTGTFRLTDGYVRIPDWPTTDHIQGTVVVEPDRMQLSGVQGIYDGIPVEVTEGVFLLKESGPWGDVGLQGPVPAEKVRQVVTQLGAPSDFGLLNAWKVSDGGGLLRLRFAGSLLESPGLKFQYGEFKPEGLVIQIPGLPQPFTQGHGTITFSRESTVLEGLQGNVGAYPLALNGTIAYKGTPRFEPLTIQGGFAGEDLIPVSRKGAASPGMRLTGPLQASVTLTGPIRHPKLKGWIDGREAFMDVPSLLQKQAGQEGRLEFDGQFHPGSRVHFERVELIMLPLRLRGQGTIRYRSEVRWAWEARFDSGPVYLGVLPEGIRVLGDLVQSGILEVQLKGSGRGTDWTQWNTKGWVALTEGVVALRGVSDPISNLFIRLKVDEDQLDLKRMEFRLKDSEAVITGFMKNWKTTPIASVMFDSPQFDIDLLIPKEGRSAIRDGIEWLAAHGSLEGSVHIERPTYQTLSGKKLSAVLKIHDNLVSVDKVQSMVADHGTIGGRFFVHLPEGRPAAMRASFQAKDLPFEQILSLFGEERRLITGSLSVRGMLQGHGRDDRGIIPTLNGSIKISLGEGYIRKGTIFPRILALLNLPQVLRGKVDLEETGFPFTTVSSKLTVEDGVFSTKDLLIQSPIMKVSAAGMYDWKQDRLEGISAVSPFGAYSDLLKNIPLFGRIFTGDRKGLATAMFSIDGPLGDPEVKYLPMESVKTGLTGLAQLAFDILKNTLTLPYDLLNGSQEDAGSALPDAGRSGVPGPL from the coding sequence GTGCGATGGTCCGGCAAACAGATGTTCTGGTGGGGCGCCTTCGGGGCCCTGGCCCTGACCATTGCCTTGATCGTGCTGCCGTTGTTTTTGAATCCGGATTATCTGAAAACTCTGGCGCTGCAACAAATTCAACAGACCTTTGGTTCGCATGTGACCGTGGGGCATACGTCCTTTGCCTTATTTCCCTCTCCGCATTTTTTGGTATCCGACATTGTGGTCCAGGAACAGCCTGAGTCGCATGCGGTGTTTCGGGCGAAGTCCATGAGTTTGGATCTGGGGATCGGGCAGTTGCTCATGAAGAAAATTGTGGTTCGTGAATTTCTGGTGGAGTCTCCCGAGATTGAATTGCGACGTGAGGCCGGGGGGGATTGGCGGTTTTTAAGCTATGCCAGCAATGACTCTTCCATTGCGTCGGCGACGAAATTTCTGGTGCTGGGGAAAATTATGGTGACGGACGGTAAAATTATCGTCATTGATGAGTCGCCTCGTGAAATCGTTCGCGGGTTTGTGATTGAGGATGTGGCCTTCGTCTCTGACACCACTCATGACGGGCCTTCTATGGCGTCATCCTTCGAATTGTCCGGAAAGATCCGGCAGACGCAGGAACTGGCGCCGTTTCACATCCAGGGAGAACTCGAAGCCCGTTGGGCGCCCCCGGCACTCTCCATCGCCAGCGAGCCGGCAGGTTTCGAGCAGATCAGATTCAACGGCAAGGTGAAGGCCGATCATCTGGAGATCCATCAACTGGGAGAGTACCTGCCCAATGGCCAATCTCTGATGGGCATGCCCGGCACGCTTTCGGTCAAATCCCAGGTAACCTGGGTGCAGAATGCGAAAACCTCCCGACTCTCCCTCTCTCATATTAATTTATCCAGTTCGTTTATAGATCTGGATGGTTCCGCCAACACGGAAATGCTGGAAGACGGGCACCAGATGATGGGATTCTCCATGCGCTCCTCGAATGTTGACCTCGCCATGATTCGGCAATACCTGCCCAAGACCTGGATTCCGGACGATCTGCTCCCGATATGGGAGAAAGGCGAATGGGGAGGAGGGCTGAACATTGCCGAGGCTCGTGTGACCGGGTCCACGCGTGAGGATGTGCAGACGTCGGTCACCGGCACGTTTCGATTAACCGACGGATACGTTCGTATTCCCGATTGGCCCACCACCGATCATATCCAGGGGACGGTGGTCGTGGAACCGGATCGCATGCAATTGTCCGGGGTCCAGGGCATCTATGATGGTATTCCCGTTGAAGTGACAGAAGGGGTCTTCTTGTTGAAAGAGTCAGGCCCGTGGGGGGATGTGGGCCTTCAAGGGCCTGTGCCCGCGGAAAAGGTTCGCCAGGTGGTGACGCAGTTGGGAGCGCCATCCGACTTCGGTTTGTTGAATGCCTGGAAGGTCTCGGATGGCGGGGGTCTGCTGCGTCTGCGTTTTGCCGGGAGTTTGTTGGAATCGCCTGGATTGAAATTTCAGTACGGCGAATTTAAACCGGAAGGATTGGTGATTCAGATTCCGGGGCTGCCTCAACCGTTTACCCAGGGCCACGGGACCATTACCTTTTCCCGTGAGAGTACCGTGTTGGAAGGTCTACAAGGCAACGTGGGCGCCTATCCGTTGGCGCTGAATGGGACTATTGCGTACAAGGGGACCCCTCGCTTTGAGCCCCTCACCATCCAGGGCGGGTTTGCCGGCGAGGACCTCATCCCCGTTTCCAGGAAAGGGGCGGCTTCACCAGGGATGCGGCTCACCGGTCCGCTTCAGGCTTCGGTCACTCTCACGGGGCCGATCCGTCATCCCAAACTGAAAGGGTGGATTGACGGGCGAGAGGCCTTCATGGATGTGCCGTCTCTTTTACAGAAGCAGGCGGGTCAGGAGGGACGCCTTGAGTTTGATGGCCAGTTCCATCCCGGAAGCCGTGTGCATTTTGAACGCGTGGAACTGATCATGCTCCCGCTTCGTCTTCGCGGACAGGGGACCATCCGGTATCGCTCGGAGGTCAGATGGGCATGGGAAGCGCGGTTTGATTCCGGTCCGGTGTATTTGGGCGTGCTGCCGGAGGGGATTCGTGTCTTGGGAGATCTCGTCCAGTCCGGCATTCTCGAGGTGCAATTGAAAGGCAGCGGGCGCGGAACCGATTGGACCCAATGGAATACCAAAGGTTGGGTGGCGTTGACCGAAGGCGTGGTGGCCCTTCGCGGGGTCAGCGATCCCATTTCGAATTTGTTTATTCGATTGAAAGTGGATGAGGATCAGCTTGATTTGAAACGCATGGAGTTTCGCCTGAAGGATAGTGAAGCCGTCATCACCGGTTTTATGAAAAACTGGAAGACCACACCGATCGCCAGTGTCATGTTTGACTCGCCGCAATTTGATATTGATTTGCTGATTCCTAAAGAAGGACGATCGGCTATCCGGGATGGGATCGAGTGGTTGGCGGCGCATGGTTCCCTGGAGGGTTCCGTGCATATCGAACGCCCGACCTACCAGACGCTTTCCGGAAAAAAATTATCGGCCGTGCTGAAGATTCATGACAACCTGGTCTCCGTGGATAAAGTCCAATCGATGGTGGCGGACCATGGGACCATCGGGGGGCGGTTTTTTGTCCATCTCCCGGAGGGTCGGCCGGCCGCCATGCGCGCGTCATTTCAAGCGAAGGATTTGCCTTTTGAACAGATCTTGAGTCTTTTTGGCGAAGAGCGACGGTTGATTACCGGCAGCCTGTCGGTGCGTGGCATGCTTCAGGGGCATGGGCGGGATGACCGGGGCATCATTCCCACTCTCAACGGCAGTATCAAAATTTCACTCGGCGAGGGCTATATCCGAAAAGGGACGATCTTTCCGCGCATTCTCGCGCTCTTGAATTTACCCCAGGTCCTTCGGGGAAAAGTGGATCTTGAAGAGACCGGATTTCCATTTACGACCGTGAGCAGTAAGTTGACCGTAGAAGACGGTGTGTTTTCCACAAAAGATTTGTTGATCCAGAGTCCCATCATGAAGGTTTCTGCCGCAGGCATGTATGATTGGAAGCAGGACCGGCTTGAAGGGATTTCCGCCGTCAGTCCTTTCGGGGCCTATTCGGATCTCTTGAAAAATATTCCTCTCTTTGGACGAATTTTTACGGGAGATCGGAAAGGTCTCGCCACGGCGATGTTTTCGATTGACGGACCATTGGGTGATCCGGAGGTCAAGTATCTGCCCATGGAATCCGTGAAAACCGGCCTGACCGGTCTAGCACAGTTGGCGTTTGATATCTTAAAAAATACGTTGACCCTGCCTTATGATTTATTGAATGGCTCTCAGGAGGATGCGGGTTCCGCTCTTCCGGACGCTGGACGATCCGGCGTGCCCGGTCCTTTATAA
- the mtnA gene encoding S-methyl-5-thioribose-1-phosphate isomerase produces the protein MIPTVEWKNNHVVILDQRALPGDVRFLDCAEYQEVAEAIRNLSVRGAPAIGVTAALGIALGARQYAATHSEGFSAYMEEVCRTLAATRPTAVNLFWAVDRMTRVMMDISTSSIQDIQKRLQEEALAILEEDLRVNRAIGRFGAAIIHDGDHILTHCNAGALATAGYGTALGVVRAAWEQGKQIRVFADETRPVLQGARLTAWELQQDGIPVTVITDNAAGALMRKGKIHCCVVGADRIAANGDVANKIGTYSVAVLAHAHEIPFYVAAPSSTIDMQTADGNGIPIEERSPSEVISLHSGRMIAPHGVDVWNPAFDVTPADLIAGIITEQGIIPPQALAQHFSSPSS, from the coding sequence ATGATACCCACAGTTGAATGGAAAAATAATCATGTCGTGATTCTGGATCAACGTGCCCTTCCCGGAGACGTGCGGTTTCTTGATTGTGCGGAGTATCAGGAAGTGGCCGAAGCCATTCGGAATTTGAGCGTCCGTGGCGCGCCCGCCATCGGGGTGACGGCGGCGCTGGGCATCGCCTTAGGGGCCAGGCAATATGCCGCAACTCACTCTGAGGGATTTTCCGCCTATATGGAGGAGGTGTGCCGCACGCTGGCTGCCACGCGCCCGACCGCCGTCAATTTGTTCTGGGCTGTTGACCGGATGACACGCGTGATGATGGATATCTCCACGTCATCGATTCAAGATATCCAGAAACGATTACAGGAAGAAGCTTTGGCGATTTTGGAGGAGGATCTTCGGGTCAACCGGGCCATCGGCAGGTTTGGCGCCGCCATCATTCATGATGGAGACCATATTCTCACGCATTGTAATGCCGGAGCCTTGGCGACGGCCGGATATGGGACGGCATTAGGGGTGGTCCGGGCCGCCTGGGAGCAGGGCAAACAGATTCGGGTTTTTGCCGATGAGACACGCCCGGTCCTTCAGGGTGCACGTCTAACGGCCTGGGAGCTTCAGCAGGATGGTATTCCCGTGACGGTGATTACGGATAATGCAGCCGGGGCCCTGATGCGGAAGGGCAAAATCCACTGTTGCGTCGTGGGGGCTGACCGGATTGCGGCCAATGGCGATGTGGCCAATAAGATCGGCACATATTCTGTGGCGGTCTTAGCGCATGCCCATGAAATCCCGTTTTATGTGGCCGCACCTTCATCAACCATTGATATGCAGACAGCAGATGGGAACGGGATTCCCATTGAAGAGCGGAGCCCGTCGGAAGTGATCAGCTTGCACAGTGGTCGGATGATTGCTCCACACGGTGTGGACGTCTGGAATCCGGCGTTTGACGTGACCCCGGCCGACCTGATTGCGGGTATTATTACGGAACAGGGTATCATCCCCCCACAAGCCCTAGCCCAACATTTTTCCTCGCCATCTTCCTGA
- a CDS encoding PAS domain S-box protein: MTKNRQKTPKPISPVQSVEKWEQAFDALTDHVMILDSSGTIVWTNRAIRDQVQPQIGPLVGHHYRIPYYGSTIPKNPPPWETVLAGALSAVVETQFPTMPGDFLVSCYPLFDSLGIQWGAISVVKDITERKRIDEALRKIAQSDPAPGSMAFLRFLVRDLCQALNVPYAILAELESPARPQTHTVAIWSNGTFGENMPWTPPSAIFEQLLKVKGCHGDNLDSPLFPPDSPLGSWSIISYLGTALRGRTGQIIGILLVFSPVAIRNIHVAQSIIQLFAARAAGELQRKKAEDALRDSEQRYRAIVEHAYDLIIETTATGECQYVTPNCQKVLGYETADILGKNFFDFIHPEERGPLSESFHSHLKTLQEIDMVCRLQTKQSEWRWFESHIHPFRTTVGTIVGVIVTRDITEWKRLEDERLRATKLESVGLLAGGIAHDFNNILTSVFANIGLAKMVTAKQSPPQGEKVIERLEAAEKACLRARDLTKQLLTFAKGGAPVKSTTSVASIITDTVQFALRGSAVRCTTHLPDDLWAIEVDEGQISQVIQNLVINSDQAMPDGGTISVVANNCLVAPQNVLPLKPGKYVCVSVADQGIGIPDDHLQKIFDPYFTTKQKGSGLGLATTYSIMKRHGGHVAVTSALGKGTCFTLYLPASTSMSAKNDETPESLVQGTGRILVMDDEEDIQDVLGKMLEHLGFEVDFADDGLKAVALYTQAIQNGHPYLATILDLTIPGGVGGKETLRLIKDHDPDAKVIVSSGYSNDPVMAHASQFGFSGFITKPYNLLDLSKVLTQIV, from the coding sequence ATGACTAAGAACCGTCAAAAGACTCCAAAACCAATCAGCCCGGTGCAATCCGTCGAGAAATGGGAGCAGGCGTTTGATGCCCTGACGGATCATGTCATGATTTTAGACAGTTCAGGAACGATTGTCTGGACCAATCGAGCCATTCGGGACCAGGTCCAACCCCAAATCGGCCCGTTAGTGGGACATCATTACCGCATACCCTACTATGGAAGCACCATTCCCAAAAATCCTCCGCCCTGGGAAACGGTGTTAGCAGGGGCATTATCTGCGGTGGTGGAAACACAGTTCCCGACGATGCCCGGGGATTTCCTCGTCTCCTGCTATCCCCTCTTCGACTCCCTGGGCATTCAATGGGGTGCCATTTCGGTGGTCAAAGATATTACCGAACGCAAGCGGATTGATGAAGCGTTGCGGAAAATTGCCCAAAGCGATCCGGCTCCCGGCAGCATGGCGTTTTTGCGGTTTTTGGTGAGAGATCTCTGCCAGGCCCTGAACGTGCCCTATGCCATTTTGGCAGAATTGGAATCCCCGGCCCGGCCGCAGACCCACACGGTCGCCATTTGGTCCAATGGGACTTTCGGGGAAAATATGCCGTGGACGCCGCCTTCCGCGATTTTCGAGCAACTTTTGAAAGTCAAAGGATGTCATGGGGACAATTTGGACTCCCCGCTTTTTCCTCCGGACTCCCCGCTCGGTTCCTGGTCGATCATCAGTTATTTGGGAACGGCCCTCCGTGGCCGGACAGGACAAATTATCGGGATCCTGCTGGTCTTTAGCCCGGTGGCTATTCGCAACATTCATGTGGCGCAATCCATCATTCAACTGTTTGCTGCCAGGGCGGCGGGTGAACTGCAACGGAAAAAAGCGGAAGATGCCTTGCGGGATAGTGAGCAGCGCTACCGGGCCATCGTCGAACATGCCTATGATTTGATCATCGAAACTACCGCGACGGGTGAATGCCAGTACGTCACCCCGAATTGTCAAAAAGTCCTGGGCTATGAGACAGCCGACATACTAGGAAAAAACTTCTTTGACTTTATCCATCCCGAAGAACGGGGACCGTTATCCGAGTCGTTTCATTCTCATCTCAAGACACTGCAGGAAATAGATATGGTCTGCCGGTTGCAAACCAAACAATCCGAATGGCGATGGTTTGAAAGTCACATTCACCCTTTCCGGACCACCGTCGGGACGATCGTCGGCGTGATTGTGACCCGAGATATCACGGAATGGAAACGTCTGGAAGATGAACGACTCCGGGCCACTAAACTTGAGTCGGTCGGCTTACTGGCCGGCGGTATTGCGCATGATTTCAATAATATTCTCACGTCCGTGTTTGCCAATATCGGCCTGGCCAAAATGGTGACCGCAAAACAGTCGCCACCTCAGGGCGAAAAAGTCATTGAACGACTGGAGGCTGCGGAAAAAGCCTGTTTGCGGGCGCGGGATCTCACCAAACAACTGCTGACCTTTGCCAAAGGCGGCGCCCCGGTCAAAAGCACGACCTCTGTGGCCTCCATTATAACCGACACGGTGCAATTCGCCTTACGAGGTTCGGCCGTCCGGTGCACCACGCACCTCCCCGACGACCTCTGGGCGATCGAAGTCGATGAAGGACAAATCAGTCAGGTGATTCAAAATCTCGTGATAAATAGCGACCAGGCCATGCCGGATGGTGGCACCATCAGTGTCGTCGCCAACAATTGTCTAGTAGCCCCACAGAACGTGCTTCCCCTCAAACCCGGCAAATATGTCTGTGTGTCCGTCGCGGACCAGGGCATCGGCATCCCTGACGATCATCTTCAAAAAATCTTCGATCCCTACTTTACGACCAAACAAAAAGGGAGCGGCCTGGGCCTGGCCACGACCTATTCCATCATGAAACGGCATGGAGGGCATGTAGCCGTCACCTCTGCACTCGGCAAGGGCACCTGCTTCACCCTCTATCTCCCTGCCTCAACCTCCATGTCCGCCAAAAACGACGAAACACCCGAAAGCCTCGTGCAGGGCACTGGAAGAATTTTGGTCATGGATGATGAAGAAGACATCCAGGATGTGTTAGGGAAGATGCTCGAGCACCTGGGATTCGAGGTGGACTTTGCCGACGATGGATTGAAAGCCGTAGCGCTCTATACTCAAGCCATTCAGAATGGTCACCCGTATTTGGCCACCATCCTCGATCTCACCATACCCGGAGGAGTGGGAGGCAAGGAGACATTGCGCCTGATCAAGGACCATGATCCTGATGCGAAGGTCATTGTCTCCAGCGGGTATTCCAACGACCCGGTCATGGCCCATGCCAGCCAATTCGGCTTCTCAGGCTTTATTACCAAACCGTACAATCTTCTCGATCTGTCAAAAGTCCTAACTCAGATCGTCTGA
- a CDS encoding response regulator: METTGTGPSVPQANILIVEDEEGPREALKVILSPYFNLFTVDRAEIAHQILKTHPIDLVTLDLKLPDQSGNELLSQIRKDGKDVDVIIITGYGTLQSAIEAIRHGVAAYILKPFNVSELLATINNTLERRRRYSSLQAALQAFGNLWASGIDVESALANIKTLLAAKHPELGQHGSRVNFYAALLIEHLQLTPEEQTAIQLGAYLHDIGKIGLHDHLIAGLHSPTEQDQELLKCHPTIGGKMVKGLPFHPCVEQIIRHHHEHYDGSGYPDGLIGEHIPLSARIVGLANIFDHFVTGYGSQTAMPVPEAREKIREEAGKSVDPNLAELFAKVVW, translated from the coding sequence ATGGAAACTACCGGTACCGGACCCTCTGTCCCTCAGGCGAATATTTTAATTGTGGAGGACGAGGAAGGCCCGCGCGAGGCGCTAAAGGTCATTCTATCTCCCTATTTCAATCTCTTTACGGTTGATCGGGCGGAAATCGCGCATCAAATTCTCAAAACTCACCCCATTGATCTTGTCACCCTCGATTTAAAACTCCCTGATCAGTCGGGAAACGAACTCCTTTCCCAGATTCGAAAAGACGGGAAAGATGTCGATGTCATCATCATCACCGGCTATGGCACACTCCAATCTGCCATTGAAGCCATCCGCCATGGGGTGGCCGCCTATATCCTCAAACCGTTTAATGTGTCCGAGTTGCTCGCCACCATCAATAACACCCTCGAGCGCCGCCGCCGCTATTCCTCCCTGCAAGCCGCGCTTCAGGCGTTTGGAAACCTTTGGGCGTCCGGGATCGATGTCGAATCCGCCCTGGCCAATATTAAAACGCTGCTGGCCGCCAAACATCCTGAACTGGGTCAACATGGCAGCCGGGTAAATTTTTATGCCGCGCTGCTCATTGAACATCTCCAGTTAACCCCGGAGGAGCAGACGGCCATCCAGCTCGGGGCCTATCTCCATGACATCGGGAAAATCGGTCTGCATGATCACCTCATTGCCGGGTTGCATTCCCCGACAGAACAGGACCAGGAACTTCTCAAATGCCACCCCACCATCGGAGGGAAGATGGTAAAGGGTCTCCCATTTCACCCATGCGTCGAACAGATCATCCGCCATCACCATGAACACTATGATGGATCCGGCTATCCGGATGGATTGATCGGAGAACACATTCCCTTATCGGCACGCATTGTCGGCCTGGCCAATATTTTCGACCACTTCGTGACCGGCTATGGGTCTCAAACAGCGATGCCCGTGCCGGAAGCCCGGGAAAAAATCCGGGAGGAAGCGGGAAAGAGTGTTGATCCGAATCTGGCCGAATTGTTCGCCAAAGTCGTCTGGTAG